In the genome of Pirellulales bacterium, one region contains:
- a CDS encoding collagen-binding domain-containing protein, with the protein MLHTLCRYLCALAILSMASQAHAGFLIGSAANYAVLVEPHLHNVQLTSDSGITGNLGVGSPVNSVGLSGGTIHGNVDFSAAQPSGGPNFGGTVTGTVSNTVAAVTSALTTMNSLNTTLGAEPGTTLVISGSGQVINASSGTIDGNGNEVFSVASNKFNNNSGGITINGTASQYVVINIANGNSNEKFNGAFSLSGGITSDHVLYNFVGTGGELGGAANQAIANGIFLAPNMKVNVDAVNLHGRLIGGGSASSNNDFQIVSNAFVTAPVSVPEPGSIVLAALGLIGLAAWRQRRKTTT; encoded by the coding sequence ATGCTTCACACTCTTTGTCGCTACCTTTGCGCGCTTGCCATTCTCTCAATGGCTTCTCAAGCGCACGCGGGTTTCCTCATTGGAAGCGCCGCCAACTATGCCGTTTTGGTTGAACCCCATCTGCATAACGTCCAGTTGACCAGCGATTCTGGTATCACTGGAAATCTCGGGGTAGGCAGCCCGGTCAACTCTGTCGGGCTGTCCGGCGGGACAATTCATGGCAACGTAGATTTCTCTGCCGCGCAGCCATCCGGCGGGCCCAACTTTGGCGGCACCGTCACCGGCACAGTGTCAAACACCGTCGCTGCCGTGACTTCGGCCCTTACCACGATGAACTCACTCAATACGACGTTGGGCGCTGAGCCAGGCACAACCTTGGTGATTTCGGGCAGCGGCCAAGTCATCAATGCCTCTTCCGGCACGATAGACGGCAACGGCAATGAAGTTTTCTCCGTCGCCTCGAATAAATTTAACAACAACAGCGGCGGAATCACGATCAACGGGACCGCGAGTCAATACGTGGTCATTAACATCGCCAACGGCAACAGCAATGAGAAATTCAACGGCGCGTTTAGCCTTTCGGGCGGGATTACGTCTGACCACGTACTGTACAATTTCGTTGGCACGGGCGGGGAATTAGGCGGTGCTGCGAACCAAGCGATCGCGAACGGCATCTTTTTGGCACCAAACATGAAGGTCAACGTCGATGCCGTTAATCTCCACGGTCGCCTAATTGGTGGCGGAAGTGCATCAAGCAATAACGATTTCCAAATCGTCTCCAATGCTTTCGTGACCGCCCCAGTGTCCGTGCCCGAGCCGGGCAGCATTGTGCTAGCCGCTTTGGGCCTTATCGGGTTGGCCGCGTGGCGTCAGCGCCGCAAGACGACCACATAG